Part of the Acidobacteriota bacterium genome is shown below.
GCCGCCTCCACCGCCTTCGCCGCCACTACCGCCGCGAGAAATCAGCGTGTAACTTTCTTGAGCGCCTAAAGGAATGTCCAATTGAATGAACGCGCCATTACCGCCGGTTACGCCCGCTGCCCCATCGCCACCTGTCCCGCCATCCGTGCCGTCTTGACCCAAGCTGCCGGACTGCCCGTTCACATATCCTTCACCGCCACAATACCCAGGCTGTCCATAAATTCCCGGAAGTCCATCTCGACCTTGGACGCCCTGAGTTCCGGGCACACCGTTGCTTCCCGGTTCGCCGCTTTGCTCAGTTGACGTATTCAGCTCAAACTTCTTTGATTTTTTGGGTGAGTAAGCGCTTACATCAATGGTGATATGTTTGCGGAGGTTGCGCGCTTTTTTGATGGAAGCCTTGACCTTCACCCAAGACAAGGCGGAACTCAAGGTTTCAGGGTTTTGGTGTATGACAACCTCTTGTTGCTGCTCTGCGACGTGCCGCAAGGTTGTGCCCATAACGGTTAGGGTTTCAACCGGAAGCAGATAAATATTGTGAGGTCCTTTGATAATCGGATGTATGCCTTCAAAGATAATGTGTCTCGCTAAAATCAGGGTATCGTCAGCAATCTGGACTTGCTCAGGTAGATAAAGCGTATCGGCAAACTGAGCCCCGGTTAACGGCGCGACCTGATAAACTACCCGTTGCATTTCAGGCATCTGTTCAAGCGCAGAAGCAAGCGTTTTTCGCCAGATGGGACTGAGTAATAAGTCAGGATGAAACGAGATTTTTTTCTTAAATAGCAGTTCGCGCACAAGCTGAAATCGTTCGTGGCGCAATTCCAGCCGCTGTTTTGCAGCTTGCACTGCAAGGGATTTGCGTTGTTGGAGCAAGAGGCGCTTATTGCCAACCTCCGGATATCCCCCAATCGTTGTCAACAACAACAGTGAAACCGACACGAACGAACAATAGATGCTTTTCATAACCCGCCTCCAAAAAATCCTCATTGTGCTTCTCGGTTGAGACGGATTTTATGAAGAATCTCGTGAGGTGTCGTTGCAATAATGGAAGGTTAAATTGGCGCTGTCCTAATCACACAGTTCAACTATCATAAGTTCTGAGATGAGTTATTGCGCAATCAAGGGATGGGAAGACAAAGCCTGCTCAGACGTTCTCTTGATTTCAGTTACTAACAATAACATAAGCAGCAGCTTGTTTAACTGCCGCGATGCGACACGCCGCAAACAGACGCGCCGCGCCACCGACCGCAAACAAGAGTAAGCTAAAGTCGCACTCGTATTAAAAAGTGTTGACTATTGCTTTCCCGCTACGATATTGATTCAGTACCGTCGTCCAGTAAACCCAAATATAAACACCGTAATTGAATGATATGAGGTGAGTGATGTCTGGTGAACAGCTTAAACTTTTTTTCAAATTGTATATTAATCCGCTGGCGGCAATGAGCCAGTTAATCGATAAAGGTCGCTGGCTTTATGGCGGACTCGCGGTGCTGGT
Proteins encoded:
- a CDS encoding collagen-like protein; its protein translation is MKSIYCSFVSVSLLLLTTIGGYPEVGNKRLLLQQRKSLAVQAAKQRLELRHERFQLVRELLFKKKISFHPDLLLSPIWRKTLASALEQMPEMQRVVYQVAPLTGAQFADTLYLPEQVQIADDTLILARHIIFEGIHPIIKGPHNIYLLPVETLTVMGTTLRHVAEQQQEVVIHQNPETLSSALSWVKVKASIKKARNLRKHITIDVSAYSPKKSKKFELNTSTEQSGEPGSNGVPGTQGVQGRDGLPGIYGQPGYCGGEGYVNGQSGSLGQDGTDGGTGGDGAAGVTGGNGAFIQLDIPLGAQESYTLISRGGSGGEGGGGGNGGDGGNGGIGGSGGNGADCECVYGGRGNGGNGADGGNAGNGGNGGNGGNGGNGGNGGLIQVGYPCGYDPSWIVTDVERGYGGFGGYPGSGGINGTYGFGGLGGNPGGGECPLCDGAIVTRGNDGNNGFQGGSGTSGMPGYSGADGQDGSVELTSIQPEGCGGGGDGEIYTETHTERYDYGACYDLWLVTTTYRCQGSNCTIVNQTWQYVDTVCL